One window from the genome of Paracoccus zhejiangensis encodes:
- the gltB gene encoding glutamate synthase large subunit yields MSNNWQADEQARRDWMAEHSLYREEDEHSSCGVGLVVSIDGKASRKVVQNGIDALKAVWHRGAVDADGKTGDGAGIHVQIPVPFFYDQIRRTGHEPDPKKLIAVGQVFLPRTDFGAQERCRTIVESEVLRMGHYIYGWRHVPVNTAVLGEKANATRPEIEQILIRCDKDIDQVQFERELYIIRRRIEKAAIAAQIAGLYFASLSCRSIIYKGMMLAEQVAEFYPDLKDERFESAFAIYHQRYSTNTFPQWWLAQPFRMLAHNGEINTLKGNLNWMRSHEIRMASGAFGEMAEDIKPIVPAGSSDSAALDAVFEVMVRSGRSAPMTKTMLVPESWSKATTDMPKAWADMYAYCNAVMEPWDGPAALAMTDGRWVCGGLDRNGLRPMRYVITGDNLLIAGSEVGMVPSDEATVREKGALGPGQMIAVDMWDGRLYTDSQIKDRLAGSQPFGEWIEKVVELNVIMRELPENTSFKGDELRRRQTAAGYTLEELENVLAPMAEDGKEALASMGDDTPAAVLSNQYRPLSHFFRQNFSQVTNPPIDSLREARVMSLKTRFGNLKNVLDESSSQTEILLLESPFVANGEFAEMMKMFDSSVTVIDCTFPDGAGQDALGEGLARIRAEAEDAVRSGAGHLVLTDEHQGPDRIGMPMILATSAVHSWLTRKGLRTFCSINVRSAECIDPHYFAVLVGCGATTVNPYLAQDSIDDRIQRGLLEGSLIENMRRYRDAIDQGLLKIMAKMGISVLSSYRGGLNFEAVGLSRAMVAEYFPGMHSRISGIGLHGLQDKLEEIHQKGFHTENVDLLPVGGFYKLRRSGEKHAWEANTMKLLQVACERASYDTWKQFSATMRANPPIHIRDLLDIKPLGKPVPLDEVESITSIRKRFVTPGMSLGALSPEAHMTLNIAMNRIGAKSDSGEGGEDPAHHMPLPNGDNPSAKIKQVASGRFGVTAEYLNACEELEIKVAQGAKPGEGGQLPGMKVTKLIARLRHSTPGVTLISPPPHHDIYSIEDLAQLIYDLKQINPRAKITVKLVASSGVGTIAAGVAKAKADVILISGHNGGTGASPATSIKFAGLPWEMGLTEAHQVLAMNRLRDRITLRTDGGLRTGRDVVMAAMMGAEEYGIGTAALIAMGCIMVRQCQSNTCPVGVCTQDERLRAMFTGSADKVVNLITFYAQEVREILASIGARSVDEVIGRADLLTQVSRGAAHLDDLDLNPLLITVDGSEKIVYDRSKPRNAVPDTLDAEIIRDAERFFSDGEKMQLSYAVRNTHRTIGTRTSSMIVQTFGMRNKLQPDHLTVRLTGSAGQSLGAFAAPGLKLEVSGDANDYVGKGLSGGTITVRPPMISPLTAADNVIIGNTVLYGATDGYLFAAGRAGERFGVRNSGAKVVIEGCGSNGCEYMTGGVAVILGRIGANFGAGMTGGMAYLYDPEGVARDYINPESLVLNAVSHPHWEAELRELVERHLKETNSRRADEILQNWDEELPNFLQVTPKEMLAHLKHPLTETGDLEAVPAE; encoded by the coding sequence ACGCCGATGGCAAGACCGGCGATGGCGCGGGCATCCACGTGCAGATCCCGGTGCCCTTCTTCTATGACCAGATTCGCCGCACCGGCCACGAGCCCGACCCGAAGAAGCTGATCGCCGTCGGTCAAGTCTTCCTGCCGCGCACGGATTTCGGCGCGCAGGAACGCTGCCGGACCATCGTGGAATCCGAAGTTCTGCGCATGGGCCATTACATCTATGGCTGGCGGCATGTGCCGGTGAACACCGCCGTTCTGGGCGAAAAGGCCAATGCCACCCGCCCCGAGATCGAGCAGATCCTGATCCGCTGCGACAAGGACATCGATCAGGTCCAGTTCGAGCGCGAGCTCTATATCATCCGCCGCCGGATCGAGAAGGCGGCCATCGCCGCGCAGATCGCCGGGCTCTATTTTGCCTCGCTCAGCTGCCGCTCGATCATCTACAAGGGCATGATGCTGGCCGAGCAGGTGGCCGAATTCTATCCCGACCTGAAGGACGAGCGGTTTGAATCGGCCTTCGCCATCTATCACCAGCGCTATTCCACCAACACCTTCCCGCAATGGTGGCTGGCCCAGCCCTTCCGGATGCTGGCCCATAACGGCGAGATCAACACGCTGAAGGGCAACCTGAACTGGATGCGCAGTCACGAGATCCGCATGGCATCGGGCGCCTTTGGTGAAATGGCCGAGGACATCAAGCCGATCGTCCCTGCCGGCTCGTCGGACAGCGCCGCGTTGGATGCGGTCTTCGAGGTCATGGTGCGCTCGGGACGTTCGGCGCCGATGACCAAGACCATGCTGGTGCCGGAAAGCTGGTCCAAGGCCACGACCGACATGCCGAAGGCATGGGCGGATATGTATGCCTATTGCAACGCGGTGATGGAGCCCTGGGACGGGCCGGCGGCGCTGGCGATGACCGATGGCCGCTGGGTCTGCGGCGGGCTGGACCGCAACGGTCTGCGCCCGATGCGCTATGTCATCACAGGGGACAACCTTCTGATCGCGGGCTCGGAAGTGGGCATGGTGCCCTCGGACGAGGCGACGGTGCGCGAAAAGGGCGCGCTGGGGCCGGGTCAGATGATCGCAGTCGATATGTGGGATGGCCGTCTTTATACCGACAGCCAGATCAAGGACCGACTGGCCGGCTCGCAGCCCTTTGGCGAGTGGATCGAGAAGGTCGTCGAGCTGAACGTCATCATGCGCGAGCTGCCCGAGAATACCAGCTTCAAGGGCGACGAGCTGCGCCGCCGGCAGACCGCGGCCGGCTATACGCTGGAGGAACTGGAAAACGTCCTTGCGCCGATGGCCGAGGACGGAAAAGAAGCGCTGGCCTCGATGGGCGATGACACGCCCGCCGCAGTGCTGTCGAACCAGTACCGGCCGCTGAGCCATTTCTTCCGCCAGAACTTCAGCCAGGTGACCAACCCGCCGATCGACTCCTTGCGCGAAGCGCGGGTGATGAGCCTCAAGACCCGGTTCGGCAACCTCAAGAACGTGCTGGACGAATCGAGCAGCCAGACCGAGATTCTGCTCTTGGAAAGCCCCTTCGTCGCCAATGGCGAATTCGCCGAGATGATGAAGATGTTCGACAGCTCGGTCACGGTGATCGACTGCACCTTCCCCGATGGCGCCGGTCAGGACGCGCTTGGCGAGGGTCTGGCGCGCATCCGGGCCGAGGCCGAGGACGCCGTGCGCAGTGGTGCCGGACATCTGGTGCTGACCGACGAGCATCAGGGGCCGGACCGCATCGGCATGCCGATGATCCTTGCGACCAGCGCGGTGCACAGCTGGCTGACGCGCAAGGGACTGCGCACCTTCTGCTCGATCAACGTGCGCTCGGCAGAATGCATCGATCCGCATTACTTCGCCGTGCTGGTTGGCTGTGGCGCGACCACGGTGAACCCCTACCTGGCGCAGGATTCGATCGATGACCGGATCCAGCGGGGCCTGCTGGAAGGCAGCCTGATCGAGAACATGCGCCGCTATCGCGACGCGATCGACCAGGGCCTGTTGAAGATCATGGCGAAGATGGGGATCTCGGTCCTGTCCTCCTATCGCGGCGGGCTGAACTTCGAAGCGGTGGGTCTGTCCCGCGCGATGGTGGCCGAATATTTCCCGGGGATGCATTCGCGCATCTCGGGCATCGGTCTGCACGGGCTTCAGGACAAGCTGGAGGAGATCCACCAGAAGGGCTTCCATACCGAGAACGTGGACCTGCTGCCGGTCGGCGGCTTCTACAAGCTGCGCCGCTCGGGCGAAAAGCACGCTTGGGAAGCCAATACGATGAAACTGCTGCAGGTCGCGTGCGAGCGGGCCTCTTATGACACCTGGAAGCAGTTCAGCGCCACCATGCGGGCGAACCCGCCGATCCATATCCGCGATCTTCTGGACATCAAGCCGCTTGGCAAGCCGGTGCCGCTGGACGAGGTGGAGTCGATCACCTCGATCCGCAAGCGTTTCGTCACGCCGGGCATGTCGCTGGGGGCGCTTTCGCCCGAGGCGCATATGACGCTGAACATCGCCATGAACCGGATCGGTGCGAAATCCGACTCTGGCGAGGGTGGCGAGGACCCCGCGCATCACATGCCGCTGCCGAATGGCGACAACCCCTCGGCCAAGATCAAGCAGGTGGCCTCGGGCCGCTTCGGCGTCACCGCCGAATACCTGAACGCCTGCGAGGAACTGGAGATCAAGGTCGCGCAGGGCGCCAAACCCGGCGAGGGTGGCCAGCTGCCCGGCATGAAGGTGACCAAGCTGATCGCACGGCTGCGGCATTCGACGCCGGGCGTGACGCTGATCAGCCCGCCGCCGCACCACGACATCTACTCGATCGAGGATCTGGCGCAGCTGATCTATGACCTGAAGCAGATCAACCCGCGCGCCAAGATCACGGTGAAGCTGGTGGCCTCCTCGGGCGTCGGCACCATCGCAGCGGGCGTGGCCAAGGCCAAGGCCGACGTGATCCTGATCTCGGGCCATAACGGCGGCACCGGGGCCTCGCCCGCGACCTCGATCAAGTTCGCCGGTCTGCCGTGGGAGATGGGTCTGACCGAGGCGCATCAGGTGCTGGCGATGAACCGCCTGCGCGACCGCATCACCCTGCGCACCGATGGCGGGCTCAGGACCGGGCGCGACGTGGTCATGGCGGCGATGATGGGGGCCGAGGAATACGGCATCGGTACCGCCGCGCTGATTGCCATGGGCTGCATCATGGTCCGTCAGTGCCAGTCAAACACCTGCCCGGTGGGCGTCTGCACGCAGGACGAACGCCTGCGCGCCATGTTCACCGGCTCGGCGGACAAGGTGGTGAACCTCATCACCTTCTATGCGCAGGAGGTTCGCGAGATCCTTGCCAGCATCGGCGCGCGTTCGGTGGACGAGGTGATCGGACGGGCCGATCTGCTGACGCAGGTCAGCCGTGGCGCCGCGCATCTGGACGATCTGGACCTGAACCCGCTTCTCATCACCGTCGATGGCAGCGAGAAGATCGTCTATGACCGCTCGAAGCCGCGGAATGCCGTTCCCGACACGCTGGATGCCGAGATCATCCGCGATGCCGAACGCTTCTTCAGCGATGGCGAGAAGATGCAGTTGAGCTATGCTGTCCGGAACACCCACCGGACCATCGGCACCCGCACCAGCTCGATGATCGTGCAGACCTTCGGCATGCGCAACAAGCTGCAGCCCGACCACCTGACCGTGCGTCTGACCGGCAGCGCCGGGCAATCGCTTGGCGCCTTTGCCGCGCCGGGCCTGAAGCTGGAGGTCAGCGGCGATGCCAATGACTATGTCGGCAAGGGCCTGTCGGGCGGCACCATCACCGTGCGCCCGCCGATGATCAGCCCGCTGACCGCGGCGGACAACGTCATCATCGGCAACACGGTTCTGTACGGCGCCACCGATGGTTACCTTTTCGCGGCCGGTCGTGCGGGCGAACGTTTCGGCGTCCGCAACTCGGGCGCGAAGGTGGTGATCGAGGGCTGCGGCAGTAACGGTTGCGAATACATGACCGGCGGCGTCGCGGTGATCCTTGGCCGGATCGGGGCCAACTTCGGTGCCGGCATGACCGGCGGCATGGCCTATCTCTACGACCCCGAGGGTGTCGCGCGCGACTATATCAACCCGGAATCGCTGGTGCTGAACGCCGTCAGCCACCCGCATTGGGAAGCCGAGTTGCGCGAACTGGTCGAGCGGCACCTGAAAGAAACCAATTCGCGCCGGGCTGACGAGATCCTGCAGAACTGGGACGAGGAACTGCCGAACTTCCTGCAGGTCACGCCCAAGGAGATGCTGGCCCATCTGAAGCACCCGCTGACCGAAACCGGCGATCTGGAAGCGGTGCCGGCGGAATAG